From the genome of Fusobacterium varium, one region includes:
- a CDS encoding Mu-like prophage protein gpG encodes MNVKFKSNSSIVIKGMEKLKNASIKTQSLMLEIAEDMKSKVDMRFRQSKTPEGEQWEPLKESTISRRRKGSSKPLSDTGALKGSINSKATAKTAIVGTNKKYAAYQQYAVAKGELGETDVEETVREHIRKRRGRAEKVRTHTRKRKIATPWGDKPGRAFIGFSSSQRRLYAKKIKEYLKGGRNA; translated from the coding sequence ATGAATGTAAAGTTTAAAAGTAACTCCAGTATAGTAATAAAAGGTATGGAAAAACTTAAAAATGCTTCTATAAAAACTCAATCATTAATGCTGGAAATAGCAGAAGACATGAAAAGCAAGGTTGATATGAGATTTAGACAATCTAAAACACCAGAAGGGGAGCAATGGGAACCTTTAAAAGAAAGCACAATATCAAGAAGAAGAAAAGGATCTTCAAAACCTTTGAGTGATACAGGAGCATTGAAGGGAAGCATAAATTCTAAAGCAACAGCTAAAACAGCAATAGTAGGGACTAATAAAAAGTATGCAGCATATCAACAGTATGCAGTTGCAAAAGGAGAACTAGGAGAAACAGATGTAGAAGAAACAGTAAGGGAACATATCAGAAAGAGGAGAGGAAGAGCTGAAAAAGTGAGAACTCATACAAGAAAAAGAAAGATTGCTACACCATGGGGAGATAAACCAGGTAGAGCTTTTATAGGGTTTTCAAGTAGTCAAAGAAGATTATATGCAAAGAAAATAAAAGAATATTTAAAAGGAGGAAGAAATGCCTAA